The segment TGCTGCATAGGTGAATCATCGACAAGCAATACTTTCATGTCCCCGCCTCCTTAAGAGTCTACACGCCATTATCCCTGATTTTTTTAAAAAGAACCCTTCTTTACTTTAACCGCCTCTATTATTGCGCCCGGCATTTCTTTAAGCCCTACTGTAATATCCACTCCGCCTGCCTTAATTGCTTCCTGGGGCATTCCAAATACAACACAGGATGCTTCATCCTGGGCAATATTATACGCCCCTGCCTGTTTCATTTTCAGCATTCCGTCTGCGCCGTCAGAACCCATTCCCGTAAGAATTACCCCTACAACATTTGAACCGGCAGACGCCGCGGCGGAATTAAAAAGCACATCAACCGAAGGCCTTTGCCTTTGTACCCTTGGCCCGTCCTTTATTTCCACCCTGTACATGGCTCCAAAACGCCTTAAAAGCATATGTTTATTGCCCGGAGCTATTAAAGCCTTCCCGGTTGATACAAAATCACCGTGTTTTGCCTCTGCAACTTCCATCCTGCATTCCTGATTTAAAAACTCCGAAAAAGAACGCGTGAAATTTTCCGGCATATGCTGAACAATCACCATTCCGGGAGCGTTTGCCGGCATTGCCTTTAATATATGCCTTATGGCTTCGGTCCCCCCGGTTGAAGCGCCGATAGCCACAATTTTCTCTGTTGTT is part of the Candidatus Goldiibacteriota bacterium genome and harbors:
- a CDS encoding chemotaxis response regulator protein-glutamate methylesterase, with product MIKVLVVDDSAIVRKILSAELSKTADIEVIGTAPDPYVARDKIVQLNPDVITLDIEMPRMDGITFLRKLMRYKPMPVIVVSSLTPKGSKLAFEAIQLGAVEVLCKPGESYTVGDLAIELTDKIRAAARANIKKILEGQDKSVIENIKLETTTEKIVAIGASTGGTEAIRHILKAMPANAPGMVIVQHMPENFTRSFSEFLNQECRMEVAEAKHGDFVSTGKALIAPGNKHMLLRRFGAMYRVEIKDGPRVQRQRPSVDVLFNSAAASAGSNVVGVILTGMGSDGADGMLKMKQAGAYNIAQDEASCVVFGMPQEAIKAGGVDITVGLKEMPGAIIEAVKVKKGSF